The genomic DNA AATTTCATGGTCCCAGACTAACGACAGCTTCGTCATGTCCCCTACTCCCGAATTCTCTAAAGTCCTTGCGTTCGTTCTTCGCTCGTGTCCCCCTACACTTGATCACCTATAGCTAATTACTACTAGCCAATACTTCAAACATACCAATATTTCGTCGTTCGTAAGGCAATTGAACATGTACGGCTTTCATAAAGGTATGTCTACCCGTTTGGTTAATGAGTTTCGTCCCTTGTCTGTTGCTCATATGGAGCGCCTTAGTGAGCGATGTGTTCCACACTGGATCGCCAGACTCGGCACTTTGGGAGTTCAAGCACGGGAATGGCAATTTCAAACGTGGTGATCTGATTGGATTACGGGAGATCAAAAGGCGAGCCTCTCGGCATGCGTTGATCCATCGCGACTCGTTTCCGGGCCACAAAGCCGCTGCCTCCCAGCCTGGCACACCGGCTGAACCAGTCCCTGATGCCACTGAAGCTCGCTTGATGAATCTGGAGCATACGTTGTACGACATGCACAACCGCTTGAGTCGCGCGGAGGAAGGCAATGCGGCACTCAATGCAAGATGCCTAGCCATGGCGGAGAGCCTGAGCAGGTGCTATCATGTAAGTCTAACGCCATCTATGCCTTCACTCCGTACCTTTGAATTGAATTTATCATTGATTATTTACGCAACCCAGTGGACACATTCAATATCGCGCTTTTTGCAAGGTATGATTCCGGATCGTGAAGGTCTCCTGTACAGAGATGGTGAGTAGTAATACAACATACACATAAACAATTACCGGGACTTCAAATGGTCTTTAACAATCTCTAGTATCCAGCATGCAGGCAGAACTGGAGAAACACCTCGACAGTGTGCGAGCCCTCGAGCATCCCCCTGATCCGTATCTATCAATTCGACAGCCCTACGTCCCAACTGTATCGATTGATCCAGGTCCACCTCTATCTCCGCGTCAAATGCCACAGGAAGACAGTCGTCGGCCTTCGGTGATGGATGCGACTAGACCTAATATGATACGACCACCTGTTCCTTCACATCTAGCTGTATCGCCTCGTAGATATGGCTCAATTGGCGCGGCAAATTCTTCCCCAACTTATAGCCGCCCGCAAGTCCCGACAGTCATTCCCCCACAGCAGCCGGTGCCGCATCCCCTTTCATCCGTCTCCTCCCCGCCGGGTCCCAACTTGGCTCGCCGACATACATCTGCAGACATTCGGCAGCATGGCTGGCCCCCGCCTGGCGTGTCCCCATTCCAGTCTGCTCATCAGCCTGGTACAGCAACAGCCCCCTGGTCTCCGTCACCGCATCGAACCCCGACTTCAAGTGACCAGCAGGTTCGAGAAGTTCTGGCCCAATATGAGATGGGAGCACCACGACGCCTGCAGGATACCTCGCGTCACGCTACCCCTCCTCTGAATCCCGACCAAACAAACTCAGGACCTACCGCCGATAGTAGTTGGACATTGGGTCCGAGATTCCCTCGGCATGACACCTCTTTGCCTGCAACAAGACGGTCAAGTATGGCTAGCAATGTACATTCCTTGCTAAATCCAGCTGATACCGCCGAAAGACCCGACGAGGAACAGCATGCCACACTCGAGGATCGAAAACGAAAGCGTCTGGAGTAAATAAACATTGGTGTACCTTCTTGAGCTGTGCTCTTCACGCTGAACGATGCGTGTGTCACGGTCTTTGGCCTTCGACGGAAATAACATCAAGGATCAACTACTCGTTCAGATTCGACCTTCCCATGTGGCGTGCATTCTGGAATCAAAGAGAGAAGCGCAAAGCTAAACTTTCAGTGCTGCATATGCTGGGAGTTTCGTCGTACATCTGGATTCTTCTAATTGTCTAAAACTTGGTGGATCGACAATCACACAATCCTTTGGCGATCTTACTTCATTGGGACTACGGATGCCCCAATCGTTCTTACTCAAACTTAGGGTGGCGCTTGTTACTCTTCTGCCAGCATAGATATCTGTGTAACATCAAAGGTGGATGTTAGCATGTGACATACTATGGCTGCGTTGCTGACGCCAGCATCCCAGGCTTCATTTGCCGTATATCACACACCCTCGAGTTGGTAGGGCCAAAAAGTTCTTGGGTATTCTTTAGAACCGAGAATGCATGTTGATATCTAGGTGCTTATATTCGAGTGTATACGTAGATCTAACCGTGGGGCCGGTCCTTCCAGATCAGGGAGATAAGCGGTTATGTGAGGTTACAAGTCGTGTATATAATTCTATCGTTGTATAATGTATATGTATCGTCAAAGTATCTCAAGCAGATATAGGGGTATATTGAAAATCCAATCCTCGGCCATGAGAGCCTGAGCAGGGGACGaatctatttcttcttcctcttccttgaccgCTCAGCAAGAATCTCGTCTAAGAAGCTTGTAgctttcctcctccctcgCAGTCGAGATGGCTGTTGTGATAAAGACTCTCCTTGCTTCACCAATGTCTCAAcctcaccatctccaccgcCATCAACCCGATCCCCACGATCGTCGTTGTCAGTTACGATATAGTCAAGAGACCTCGGAATAGACtccgcttttcttttcttagtcGGGCCCTTCTTTCCGACTGAGGCCGTTCGTCcttcgtcctcgtcatcatcgtcaccaGCTCTGCCCGCCGTAGTCTGGGACTGATTCGTAGCAGAGCTGGCACCTGATAAGCTTTTCATGTTGCTCGGCTGTCGACCCGCCGCTGCACTCCT from Aspergillus oryzae RIB40 DNA, chromosome 7 includes the following:
- a CDS encoding DUF3245 domain-containing protein (predicted protein); this encodes MSLSKTETDVILNKANVALARSQRLVASWLPPKTQEEQANTKSEEALQQEEDEVFTAVPETLGVGAPLPSRAADGSWNRTELDSNDKLRRQLLGKNYKKIMSERSAAAGRQPSNMKSLSGASSATNQSQTTAGRAGDDDDEDEGRTASVGKKGPTKKRKAESIPRSLDYIVTDNDDRGDRVDGGGDGEVETLVKQGESLSQQPSRLRGRRKATSFLDEILAERSRKRKKK
- a CDS encoding uncharacterized protein (predicted protein), with the translated sequence MHNRLSRAEEGNAALNARCLAMAESLSRCYHVSLTPSMPSLRTFELNLSLIIYATQWTHSISRFLQGMIPDREGLLYRDVSSMQAELEKHLDSVRALEHPPDPYLSIRQPYVPTVSIDPGPPLSPRQMPQEDSRRPSVMDATRPNMIRPPVPSHLAVSPRRYGSIGAANSSPTYSRPQVPTVIPPQQPVPHPLSSVSSPPGPNLARRHTSADIRQHGWPPPGVSPFQSAHQPGTATAPWSPSPHRTPTSSDQQVREVLAQYEMGAPRRLQDTSRHATPPLNPDQTNSGPTADSSWTLGPRFPRHDTSLPATRRSSMASNVHSLLNPADTAERPDEEQHATLEDRKRKRLE